A window of Oryza glaberrima chromosome 2, OglaRS2, whole genome shotgun sequence genomic DNA:
CGacatcggcggcggctcccctcccctcccctcccaaatccggccggaggaggccgggggagggcggcggcggcgaggcacgcGCGTGGATAGTGATGGCgaggcgattttttttttgtttttttattggattttcgcaggcgggccattGCTCCGACTGTGAAAATGGATGATTTTCGCAGTCATTGGTCTGCAAGTGATCCTCCTCTCCGCCTGAAAAAATTGCTTTTGGCCACCTGCAAAAATGccttttctagtagtgaatgTTGTATTTATGGAAGGAACAAGAATACCGTGAATGGAGATTAATCACAAGTTAAGGAAGTTGTAGGGCTGGATACGATAAAGTGCACGTTTGGTTCATGTTCAAGGTTAGATAGGATATTCTCACCTGGTCAATTTGGCTGGATAAGTTTATCCAGTATCTACGTGGAATATTTCCTCTTTCGATCATCTCATCCATCCGTGCCAACAAACAAAAACACTTAAGGCTGTGATCTTACTCAGGTTTCCTaactcatctccctcgttttccatgcacacgctttttaaactgttaaacggtgtattttttaaaaaaagtttctatacgaaagttgcttaaaaaatcatattaatatatttttgaaaaaaaattagctaatacttaattaatcacgtactaaTGGACCATTCTGTTTTCTGTGCGCATTATTCCAGATAGGAACACGTTAgagcgaacacagccttatagGAATTAAATGGTCATCTCCTATTCAGGATATCCTCCCAACCACGAACGAAGATCAATCGTCATTAATTATAaggtgagaaaaaaagaaagtaagtTATATTGACAGACACACCCGGTTGATGTACGTAATACTAACACATTAACACGGATGCAAAATGGAATGTATGAAGCTGTCACCAACCCGAAGCACCGGGTTTGTTTCAGCCGATGGCAGTGgatccacacacacacatacaggTTACAGGGAGACCGACCGAGGTCCGAGGGTACAAGAAGCGCGTACCGCCCAAACATCGCAGCAGCAGGTGGCGCCTCtaattcctcctcctcgcgccctAGTCCCCTCGCCTTCCCCTCCCGTCTCCtcgcccgccggccgccgcctgcgacGATCCCCATCCCGCGAGCGGCAGCGGTGCCGGCGGTCCTCTGCCGCACCCTCGCCGCGGTGAGCTCCCGTACGCGCGCAcatcctcatcctcctcatcccTCTCTATACGCACCTCTTTCTCTGAAGCAAATTGGGGTTTTGGCCGGGTGGGACATGCACCATGCACCACGTTAGGTCCGCCCCTGTTGTGATGCGGGGTGAGGGCTCCTCGTATGAGGGTTTTTCTTCGGCCTATTTCTGCGAAGTTTCGATGTCCTCCCGCGTTGCTTGGGTGTGCGAATGTGATCGCTCCGAGGTTGAGGAGCTTTGCTCGTATTGTATTTTGGGTGCCTGTTCAGTCGCTTTGAGTTGCTCGCTTGTTGCTCTGATCACAATAAGGCTGCTTCTCCTGCTTAGTTTTCTTGTGTGAAAATTTGTGAGATCTGGGCGTGCCTTTGGCACTATTGCCCCCAAATCCACCATTGTGCCGACTTGTGAGCTTCCTGTTCGGGAGTTGGAGGCGTTCTATGTGAAGAATTAGATGCATGCAACATTGAGTACTTGTTCAAAAGGTCATAATATATCAGAATGCAGCCTTGGGTATTTGTTCAAAAGGCTAGATtctatatacttcctccgtcggaaaatatagctacttctcCACTTACTCCCTCATCTCAACCATCCCTCATTTAATTTCTGCATCTACTTTcccatctcaaccaatcacaaccatccctAATGTAATTTAACCCCTCTTCTTAATGTCCGGGAAAAACTCCAaaagtgtttatatttttttttgggaatacaCGAGGAGcgtatctttgtattaagaaggAATAAATGTATGTACAAAGCGGGCCAAAAAGACAAAACGAAGGGTACAGGGTACAGGGGGAGAACAAAAAACTAAAagcctaatctccaactaaatttTGCGACCCTTCTCCATTAACATGGGCTACCAAAACAGGGATTGCAGCTCTTGCTAGCCGCCACAGCTCCGCTTCACCCGTCATAACCCTTGCAACCTCCACCCAAGTTCTGCTCTTCTGGTTGAAGACtcgattgtttctttccttccagATCGTCCATGCAACCAATGTTGCGATGGTGTCGAAACCCCGGCGATGTTCCTTGACCATCTTCTTATGACAGTCACACAACCATGAAAAGAAAGAGTGTTATTGAGCGGTAAGCACTCCGAATGCCCGATAGCTTTGAATGCAACCCACCACAGTTGCCGCGATTCCAGGCATGCAACCAAGAGATGATCAATTGTCTCTTCGCATTGATCACAAAGAACACATCGATCCGGGTGTGACAAACCACGACTCGGGAGGCGGTCCACTATCCAATAACGGTTAAGGGTGACCAACCAAAGGAAGTAGCGACAGCGAGGGGGCGcctgtttatattttttttgacagagggagtattatataagTTAGTGAAGGTTAAATGAAGCCAACATATTTGCTCTCAAGGCCTAGAAATTACCATGTTAATGAggtaaaaaaagagaaagatataTGCCACTAGTCATGGTTGGTCTAGATTATAGCTATGTAGATTGAAAatagaagaaagaatatatatatatatatatatatatatataataaattatatattcaaaTAAGCTTTAATGGAGTTGCGCATAGTTTGGGTGGGAAATTTGACCAGATATCAAATgttttattaaagaaaatgaTTGCATGGGAAATATTGAAATATATTTCCATAGGTTTGTAGCTACGATtttcccactttttttttgctgaagCCTTTTTAAGCAACTGTTTGGATTAACTCAGTCAAATGCAGCAGGATATAATATAGCTAGGGCAGAAATGGCATTCTTATGTTTCAGAACCACAATAGACTTGGTGATGTGAGTGATCTAGATAGGACTGCGAGTTCCTTCCATGACAATTGCAATGGGATGTTTGTAGTATCAAATGGGTGGATTCACCCATGTAAAGTTTTAGACTGGATTTCAAAACCAATATTCAATACCGATCGGATAGTACTGCAATTTCCTGCGTTTGTTAGTCACAAAGTTCCTGGGTCGATGGGATTGAGGAACGGGGTCGAGAAACGTGGTATACTACTTGTGAGAGGTTTTTACAAGGTGGGCACGAAAATGACCCCACGTTCCCTTAATGGGGATGGGGTTCCCGGGTCTAGGATTCGCTGCCACTGACCCCGTTTCCTGTGACTAATATGATCTGAAATTGATTTTACTTTGTTTGTATTCAATATGTTAATTAAGAAGGGAATTTATATCTTTTTTGAGGAAATCTTATCCTCTACAAACCAGATTTATATGTTTTTGAACTTGTTCGTCCATTGTGAACAAGGTAAACCACTTGCCCAAATTATTAGTCTTATCAACTCGACACTATGGCTTACATTATAACTATATTTAGTAAATGATCATTATACACCTATTTATGGACTACTGCAATTCAAAAAGAGATTATTACTACTGTAGCTTGAACAGTTCTCTGAACAGAAAGTACTGTTCACATAACCTAAAAGTGCCAATTTCTGACACAGTTTTATAGCATGATTTCCTTATGATGTTTGTTTTTGCTACTGCATTCTGATGGCAGAGAAACATGAACAATTGAGCTAAAGGTTATATGTATTCTGCTTCTGTTCACGGACACTATTGTATTTGCAGGGTCAGCAGTTTCCACATCTCAGCTAAGGACTGGAATGGCCAAACCCAATGGCAAAGAGAAAACGGGTGACACGGGATTGTCGTAAGAGTTATTCTTTTACTCAGCATTTTTTAATACAATTGTTTTTATGGGCATCCGATGATATTATCCGATTCCAAACTCTATCTCactcagcaaaaaaaaataattcacgAATATATGACATGTCTTGCACACTCTCAGAATTCTTATACTAAACCATAGACACATCTTACAGAACATTACTGCCTCATGTAACACTGAACAAGGTATACATTTCTGAATGCTGCTCAAGTTGTCTAACTTTGCATGCACATGGAGAGATAATAATGCAGATTGGATGTCAACTGCTCAAGTAGTATGAATTACTCATTTTCTGTTTTTCCTGTTGTTGCACTGCTGTGTCATGAAAACTAGTCACTTCCCCTGGCATATATAACCATTCTGGTTATAGtgctatttgttaagtttattcctcaaaatatttaatttgttcctATAATCAAGTAGATGGTATGTGGCAATTATCCGGTGAGTAATCTATTTCAAATGCCGACTGAAAGAATAATATTAACATGCACAATAGattgaaaattcagaaataagcGCAGCCCTTCTCCAAGGATAAATAAGTTAGCTTGTACCTGGAGTACTCTTGTGGTTGGTCCTGTAGCCTATCTTGTGTGCTTAGTCCACAACTTCTCGTAATGTATCACAATCTTAACTTCATTGTACATTCGTAAGATGTTTGTGATACCATGCTTAGTATGTGTATATGGTTTTTCTTATCACTTGCTTTCTCAAAGGATATCACGTGTTAATGTGCCATGCTGATTTGTTCCACTGCAAGCAGGATGGCTCCTCCAAAGATTTCCAAGGATAGATTTGATGCTGCTATCAGAGCCATGGCTGATATTGGTATCCTAAAGGAAACTGCTGCGCCCGTGTTGAATAATCTACTAAACTTATTCGATTACAACTGGGTGCATATAGAAGCTGATAATTATCTGGCTCTTGCTGATGCTATATTTTGTGATTCAGATCCCAAAGTATAATCTTTTTGCTTTGTTCTGGCCTATTATTAAATATTTGGTTCTTTAAGTCAGTAGTGTAGTTTTATTCTTTATTATGTGAGCACCATATATCTTATTATTTCATTAATCTGCCATTTTGATTTGATTCAAGTTTTGGTGATGTACCAGGAAGGACAGAAAAGGCAAGCTAATGAGACAAATCTTGATGCAGACCAATCTAACAAGAAGCTTAAGACAAAAAAGCGTTCTCAAAATCCTACATCCAAGATGCATGGCAATGACAATAGAGAGTTTGTTGAAGCTCCACCACAGCAGGGACGAGGCACACAGTCTGCCCGAACTGTTAATGGGAAGAAAGTCACCAGGGCCCACTTGGAGTTGCCTTCTTCACAATTACTGATCAAGGAACCACATACATGCCCTAGCATTGCAAAGAATACAACAATTGTTGAAAATAATTCTGCTGTATTATGCCATGGTCAAGACCTTCAAACTTTTGAGGTCCCAGTAGCAACTACTTGTCCGCAAGTTGTAGCCCCCAGTACTCGCAAAGGTAATATCTTTGTAGGCGACATAGTGTTAATAATTTATATGAAAATGCTAACCTTTTAATGCTTTGTTGATGGATTCCCACAAATTAATCTAGTTTTATTGTATAAACTAAAACATACAGGTCGCCCAGCCTATTAATGTTGTCTACCTGAGTGTGCTAATCTAAATATTCTTCTCTCCACTCTATCCGTTCCAAAACATCTTTTGGGCGTGGTGCAGTAACAACATTTTGAAATTTGACAAATGTATCTAAATCAGCTGCATAAAAGCAATATTAGTGTATCCATAATCAATTTACTTTCATAATGCTGTTAATTCATAGACCATCCAAAATTAATGACTACTTATTGTTGGGAATTCATGGAGTAAGTTTAATTGTTGGGTTGTATTGTTGTCAACTTCAGTGCTATTTTATCAATTTGTTAACATTATGTTAATATAGTCTTGGTCTGTTAATCAGCTTCCTACCTACACATCACTGtagcggtttttttttttaaaaaaagatgaattACTTATGGTTTAGAGTTGAAAGGAACACTTTATATAAATTCCAGTTAATGGGGTGTTGAGGCTTTGAGAGCAAGCGTGTATTGTAAAGCATTTTGCTAGACATGAGTGCATTATTATTTAAAGAGAATTTTTTACTACTACTTTCACAATAAGAATCATGATCTTcaaacttggatttgaaaaaGACCCGTTATTTAAGTAATATTTCTGTGGGATTTTGTGGTCACTCCTTTTGAACTAGGGTTGTCAATATATCCAAAAGTAAAACTAATATTGATATTCAGATGGCCTCCTTCGGCCTTCCCGGCGAAAAAAACTAATATTGATATAACGTTGTTGCCAATATATTCCGATCAGAGAAGTTGTGAAAATCTTGCATTGTGACTATTAACTTAAAGACCATTTATATTTGGCCAGAGATTATTTCGAATTGTGTTGTCAATTTTGGTCAAAGAGTGGACGTATACCTCTataatggtatatatatatagagagagtaaGTTCACATAGTTATCTGAAATTGTTGCTTAGAAGTGTGatttttatagttttgtgaaaggTAGTGTTGTTTTTGTGGAATTTATTCACATATCGTATAcactttttgcaaaaagaaaaaaaaacatgtggctGTTTTTTGGATATATAGAATTTTATGTGTGGATGTCTGAGGGATTATGATCTTATGTCTGTTATTTTGGGGGATGGGGCAGGGAGGTCTAGAGCTCTGGATGTTGATATCTCCTGGCAAAGAATTGGTCTAGCATTTGATCTCTAATAACTGTACAAATGTCAGTCCTTTAAATCCCTGTTCTACTCTGTTGCGAGCATGCTTGTCTAGTGATACTGAACAATATTGGAGTATTCTAGAGATGTCCTTTGCTTCCTGCAGAAAGTGTCATTGTTGTTGCTGTCAtgttaatattctttttttggCTTGTTGCTAGCTCTTTTACTTCATTTCTAATCAAGTCTTTTGGATTTTCTATTTTTCACGTTATGAAGATGCACGTAGGACTTCTGGTGCTCACCATGATCAGAAGCATGAAGATGTATATGGTGCGCATGAAAGGAACAGGGCTGTTGCGTGTAGCAACCAGGAAATTGTAAGCAGCAAGGATTCTCCATCCAACATTGAGGTAGTtttgtcaaattatggagcTGGGAAACTATCATTCACATACAACTCTTCCCTGGCAAACCGTTCTGATTTTCATCTGCCTGACATTAAATTAATTTGCAAGAAAATGGAGGCTAGATGCCTTAGGAAATACAAGAGCCTAGAACCCAATTTCTCTTTTAAGAATCTTATTAAAGATACTTGCCAGTGTATTGTTGAATCTAGTGGACCTAGACATGAAGGCATCATACAAACTGTTCCTGCCCTGGACATTCTGTCCAAACCTTCAGTGCCGCAAATATTGCAGTCAAATCAAGCTAATTCCTCTTTTATGCCACCTAATAATGTCATGAGCCTTGGTGGTACTTCTTCCTCTTGCGCTGTTGCTGGAGTTAGCCAGAATTCTAGTAATATGCCGGTTGTTCCGCATCAACTACATATTGGTGCCAACAGACCACCTCATGATGTCAATGATATCACAAAAGGTGAAGAACGTTTAAGGATTCCAATTATTAATGAATATGGCAATGggattcttcctcctccatttcACTACATACCACACAATACCACACTCCAAGAAGCCTATGTAAACATCTCCCTTGCTAGAATCGGAGATGACAATTGCTGTTCTGATTGTTTCAGAGATTGTCTGGCACAATCACTTCCTTGTGCGTGTGCTGCAGAAACAGGAGGAGAGTTTGCTTATACAACAGATGGCCTTCTTAAGGGAGCATTTCTAGATAGCTGTATCTCAATGATTCGAGAACCACTTAAACATCCCCATTTCTACTGCAAGATTTGCCCAAACGAACGAATGAAGATAGAAGTAAATTCTGATTCATCAAACACAGAAATGAATCCTGGTCCTTGTAAAGGACACCTTACAAGGAAATTCATCAAGGAGTGCTGGAGAAAATGCGGCTGCACTAGAAATTGTGGAAACCGTGTGGTGCAGCGAGGCATCACACGCCATTTACAGGTAAGTAATAATACCAAAGTTTTTGCTAGCTTGACAATAATCTGTCAACTGCCAAATATTGTTGACATTATGATGTTAGCTGCAGCAGTTTGTTGTGATAGTGCATCATGTGTATGATCATGTGCTTGTCACAGTAAACATCTCATTGCTTACGTGTTTTAATAatttttcttgttctttctAAAATTTCAGGTGTTCTTAACCCctgaaaaaaaaggatgggGATTGCGCAGTACTGAGAAACTTCCTCGAGGTGCTTTTGTTTGTGAGTATGTTGGTGAAATATTAACGAACATTGAGTTGTATGACCGTACAATTCAAAAGACTGGTAAAGCAAAGCACACATACCCATTGTTACTTGATGCCGACTGGGGTACTGAAGGTGTTCTTAAGGATGAGGAAGCCCTTTGTCTAGATGCCACGTTTTATGGTAACGTCGCAAGATTTATAAACCACAGGTa
This region includes:
- the LOC127763873 gene encoding probable inactive histone-lysine N-methyltransferase SUVR2, which gives rise to MAKPNGKEKTGDTGLSMAPPKISKDRFDAAIRAMADIGILKETAAPVLNNLLNLFDYNWVHIEADNYLALADAIFCDSDPKEGQKRQANETNLDADQSNKKLKTKKRSQNPTSKMHGNDNREFVEAPPQQGRGTQSARTVNGKKVTRAHLELPSSQLLIKEPHTCPSIAKNTTIVENNSAVLCHGQDLQTFEVPVATTCPQVVAPSTRKDARRTSGAHHDQKHEDVYGAHERNRAVACSNQEIVSSKDSPSNIEVVLSNYGAGKLSFTYNSSLANRSDFHLPDIKLICKKMEARCLRKYKSLEPNFSFKNLIKDTCQCIVESSGPRHEGIIQTVPALDILSKPSVPQILQSNQANSSFMPPNNVMSLGGTSSSCAVAGVSQNSSNMPVVPHQLHIGANRPPHDVNDITKGEERLRIPIINEYGNGILPPPFHYIPHNTTLQEAYVNISLARIGDDNCCSDCFRDCLAQSLPCACAAETGGEFAYTTDGLLKGAFLDSCISMIREPLKHPHFYCKICPNERMKIEVNSDSSNTEMNPGPCKGHLTRKFIKECWRKCGCTRNCGNRVVQRGITRHLQVFLTPEKKGWGLRSTEKLPRGAFVCEYVGEILTNIELYDRTIQKTGKAKHTYPLLLDADWGTEGVLKDEEALCLDATFYGNVARFINHRCFDANIIGIPVEIETPDHHYYHLAFFTTRIIEPFEELTWDYGIDFDDVDHPVKAFKCHCGSEFCRDKTRRSKSRARV